A region from the Nostoc sp. HK-01 genome encodes:
- a CDS encoding high light inducible protein has translation MRSSGSIVDDQGKMNNFAVEPKIYVDEQGDRTGFTPYAELLNGRLAMIGFISLIALEVFTGHGIFGLLSRL, from the coding sequence ATGCGTAGTAGTGGTTCGATTGTGGATGATCAGGGCAAAATGAACAACTTTGCGGTTGAGCCAAAAATTTATGTAGATGAACAAGGCGATCGCACTGGCTTTACACCCTATGCAGAACTACTCAACGGTCGTTTAGCAATGATTGGTTTTATCTCGCTGATAGCGTTAGAAGTATTTACAGGACATGGTATTTTTGGACTGTTATCTAGGCTGTAA